In Sphingomonas panacisoli, one genomic interval encodes:
- a CDS encoding division/cell wall cluster transcriptional repressor MraZ, with amino-acid sequence MSIPAKFRDAIIANSDPETLKAGPTVRIAVHPKYQCLVGYDQARFDEEIARATRTSLERLDENGDPDDSQLRRLSGGGEMVGFDSTGRCVLVGWHKRKANITKHAFFYGSIHSFEIWDPETLLADPHAPEVMKDACRGALEEKGLL; translated from the coding sequence GTGTCGATTCCTGCCAAGTTCCGCGACGCGATCATCGCCAACAGCGATCCCGAGACGCTGAAGGCCGGCCCGACCGTCCGCATCGCCGTCCATCCCAAATACCAGTGCCTGGTCGGCTACGACCAGGCGCGCTTCGACGAAGAGATCGCGCGTGCGACCCGCACCTCGCTCGAACGCCTCGACGAGAATGGCGACCCCGACGACAGCCAGCTGCGGCGCTTGTCGGGCGGCGGCGAGATGGTCGGGTTCGATTCGACCGGCCGCTGCGTCCTGGTCGGTTGGCACAAGCGCAAGGCGAACATCACCAAGCACGCCTTCTTCTACGGTTCGATCCATTCGTTCGAAATCTGGGACCCCGAAACGCTGCTGGCCGACCCCCACGCGCCGGAAGTGATGAAAGATGCGTGCCGCGGCGCGCTCGAAGAAAAGGGCCTGTTGTGA
- the rsmH gene encoding 16S rRNA (cytosine(1402)-N(4))-methyltransferase RsmH has protein sequence MSTATPHIPVLLDAVIDALLPTPGERHVDATFGAGGYTRALLAAGVSVFAFDRDPAAIAGGLPLLATSDRFTLIEAPFSAMESELDARDATPVDGVVMDIGVSSMQLDQAERGFSFQADGPLDMRMSQSGESAADFLNTAAEEQIADVIYQYGDEPKSRRVARAIVAARPLTTTGELATVVRKALGHKPHDKKDPATRTFQAIRIHINRELGELSDGLAAAERVLKPGGRLAVVTFHSLEDRLVKRFFRERSGSTPAGSRHLPPAAAQAAASFEKVGRAVRAGEGEIAANPRARSATLRVAHRTAAAPWAGEA, from the coding sequence GTGAGCACGGCCACCCCTCATATTCCCGTTCTCCTCGATGCGGTGATCGACGCGCTCCTCCCCACCCCGGGTGAGCGCCATGTCGATGCCACGTTCGGCGCCGGCGGCTACACGCGAGCATTGCTTGCCGCCGGCGTTTCCGTGTTCGCGTTCGATCGCGATCCGGCTGCGATCGCTGGTGGCCTACCCCTCTTGGCCACCAGCGATCGCTTCACGCTCATCGAGGCGCCGTTCTCCGCGATGGAGAGTGAGCTCGATGCGCGCGATGCGACGCCGGTCGATGGCGTGGTGATGGACATCGGCGTGTCGTCGATGCAGCTCGATCAGGCCGAGCGTGGCTTCTCGTTCCAGGCCGATGGTCCGCTCGACATGCGGATGAGCCAGTCGGGCGAGAGCGCGGCGGATTTCCTCAACACCGCGGCCGAAGAGCAGATCGCCGACGTCATCTATCAGTACGGCGACGAGCCCAAGAGCCGCCGGGTCGCCCGCGCGATCGTCGCGGCGCGGCCGCTGACGACGACCGGGGAACTCGCGACCGTCGTGCGCAAGGCGTTGGGCCACAAACCGCATGACAAGAAGGACCCGGCGACGCGGACCTTCCAGGCGATCCGCATCCATATCAACCGCGAGTTGGGCGAGCTGTCTGACGGCCTCGCCGCTGCGGAGCGCGTGCTGAAGCCCGGCGGGCGGCTGGCGGTGGTGACGTTCCACAGCCTCGAGGACCGGCTGGTCAAGCGCTTCTTCCGCGAACGCAGCGGATCCACGCCGGCGGGGTCGCGGCATCTGCCGCCGGCCGCCGCTCAGGCAGCGGCAAGTTTCGAAAAGGTCGGCCGCGCGGTGCGCGCCGGCGAGGGGGAGATCGCGGCGAATCCCCGCGCGCGGTCGGCAACATTGCGGGTGGCGCATCGGACGGCGGCGGCACCCTGGGCGGGAGAAGCGTGA
- a CDS encoding UDP-N-acetylmuramoyl-L-alanyl-D-glutamate--2,6-diaminopimelate ligase — MKLGGLVSGGGDASVTGFAIDHRKVAPGTIFGAFEGAKVNGEDYIAAAVASGAIAVVARPGVTVEGALHIAADNPRQEFAHLAAKFFAPFPDYAVAVTGTNGKTSTVEMTRQLWRMTGLNAASIGTLGVTTADDSVLTGLTTPDVVTFLSNVAGLAREGITHVAFEASSHGLSQYRTEGLKVSAAAFTNLSRDHLDYHGDMANYLTAKLRLFAEVLDADGTAVVWADDPQAARVVDLAHARRQRIITVGERGGTLKLVGRDPTLLGQGLTIEHDGQAHKVNLPLIGAYQAANALTAAGLVIATGGDVAQTIQNLSRLQPVRGRLERAVINRAGAPVYVDYAHTPDALEAAIAALKPHTAGRLIVVFGAGGDRDHGKRELMGEIAARYGDMVIVTDDNPRSEDPAEIRAEVLKGAPDATEIGDRRRAIGEAVAVAGPADIVLVAGKGHEQGQIVGDLVLPFDDVTVAREAAAT; from the coding sequence ATGAAACTCGGCGGGCTGGTGTCGGGCGGCGGCGACGCCAGCGTCACCGGCTTCGCGATCGACCATCGGAAAGTCGCGCCCGGCACGATCTTCGGCGCGTTCGAAGGCGCCAAGGTCAATGGCGAGGATTATATCGCGGCGGCGGTGGCGTCGGGCGCGATCGCGGTGGTCGCGCGGCCGGGGGTGACCGTCGAGGGCGCGCTGCACATCGCCGCAGACAATCCGCGCCAGGAATTCGCGCACCTCGCCGCCAAGTTTTTCGCGCCGTTCCCCGACTATGCGGTCGCGGTGACCGGCACCAACGGCAAGACCTCCACGGTCGAGATGACGCGGCAGCTCTGGCGGATGACCGGGCTCAACGCCGCGTCGATCGGGACGCTGGGCGTGACCACGGCCGACGACAGCGTGCTGACCGGGCTGACCACGCCCGACGTCGTCACGTTCCTGTCGAATGTGGCCGGGTTGGCGCGTGAGGGTATAACCCATGTCGCGTTCGAGGCGTCGAGCCATGGGCTGAGCCAGTATCGCACCGAGGGGCTGAAGGTGTCGGCGGCCGCCTTCACCAACCTCAGCCGCGACCATCTCGACTATCATGGCGACATGGCCAATTACCTGACCGCGAAGCTGCGCCTGTTTGCCGAAGTGCTCGATGCGGACGGGACAGCGGTGGTGTGGGCCGACGACCCGCAGGCGGCGCGCGTCGTCGATCTCGCCCATGCGCGGCGGCAGCGGATCATCACGGTCGGTGAGCGCGGCGGCACGCTCAAGCTGGTCGGGCGCGACCCGACCTTGCTGGGGCAGGGGCTGACGATCGAGCATGACGGGCAGGCGCACAAGGTCAACCTGCCGCTCATAGGTGCCTATCAGGCCGCGAACGCGCTGACCGCGGCGGGACTGGTGATAGCGACCGGCGGCGACGTCGCGCAGACGATCCAGAACCTGTCGCGGCTGCAGCCGGTGCGCGGGCGGTTGGAGCGCGCGGTCATCAATCGCGCCGGCGCGCCGGTCTATGTCGATTATGCGCACACGCCCGACGCGCTCGAAGCGGCCATCGCTGCGCTGAAGCCGCACACCGCCGGGCGTCTGATCGTCGTATTTGGTGCAGGGGGCGACCGCGATCACGGCAAGCGCGAGTTGATGGGAGAGATTGCCGCACGCTACGGCGACATGGTGATCGTGACCGACGACAATCCGCGCAGCGAAGACCCCGCCGAGATCCGCGCCGAGGTGCTGAAGGGCGCGCCCGACGCGACCGAGATCGGCGACCGTCGCCGCGCGATCGGCGAGGCGGTGGCGGTCGCGGGTCCCGCGGACATCGTGCTGGTCGCGGGCAAGGGACATGAGCAGGGGCAGATCGTCGGCGACCTCGTCCTGCCGTTCGACGACGTGACCGTCGCGCGAGAGGCGGCCGCGACATGA
- a CDS encoding UDP-N-acetylmuramoyl-tripeptide--D-alanyl-D-alanine ligase, with protein MSLWASQQIAEAAGGAASAAFDVSGVTFDSREVGPGDLFIAMTGEATDGHRFLDQAFERGAAGALVSRPTAHPHVQVADTFAGLEALAKASRARTHARIIGVTGSAGKTGTKEALFAALDRSPSKSAHRSVKSYNNHTGVPLSLSRMPAEVDYGVFEMGMNHPGELAHLTTLVRPHVAIVTAIAPAHAAFFPDESAIADAKGEIFQGLEPGGVAIIPYDSPHRDRLIGHAQPHAAKIVTFGLDAGADVAALEAIRTASGGTFVTARVGERELSYTISQPGQHWVSNSLAVLAAVDAVGGDLALAGLALAELGGLAGRGDRFTVTVGDGTALVIDESYNANPASMRATLAVLGAEEGRKLAVLGEMRELGEKSDAYHAELASPVRDAGVETVILVGEKMKPLATALEGQIEVMHVPDAATARDRLTAMLRAGDAVLIKGSNGVGLSAVVAALSGGKV; from the coding sequence ATGAGTCTGTGGGCCTCCCAGCAAATCGCCGAAGCAGCCGGCGGCGCCGCTTCGGCGGCGTTCGACGTTTCAGGGGTGACGTTCGATTCGCGCGAGGTCGGGCCGGGCGATCTGTTCATCGCGATGACCGGCGAGGCGACCGATGGCCACCGGTTCCTCGACCAGGCGTTCGAGCGCGGGGCGGCGGGGGCGTTGGTCAGCCGGCCTACCGCGCATCCTCACGTGCAAGTGGCGGATACCTTCGCTGGGCTGGAGGCGCTGGCCAAGGCGTCGCGGGCGCGGACGCATGCACGGATCATCGGCGTTACAGGATCGGCGGGCAAAACCGGGACCAAGGAGGCGCTATTTGCTGCGCTCGACCGGTCGCCGAGCAAATCGGCGCATCGATCGGTCAAGAGCTACAACAACCATACCGGCGTCCCGCTCAGTTTGTCGCGGATGCCAGCCGAGGTCGATTACGGCGTGTTCGAGATGGGGATGAACCATCCCGGCGAACTCGCGCATCTGACCACGCTGGTTCGTCCGCACGTCGCGATCGTCACTGCGATCGCGCCTGCGCACGCCGCCTTCTTCCCCGACGAAAGCGCGATCGCCGATGCCAAGGGAGAGATTTTCCAGGGGCTGGAACCCGGCGGCGTCGCGATTATCCCCTATGACAGCCCGCACCGCGACCGGCTGATCGGTCACGCGCAGCCGCATGCTGCCAAGATCGTGACGTTTGGGCTAGACGCAGGCGCGGACGTCGCCGCGCTCGAAGCGATCCGCACCGCTAGCGGCGGTACCTTCGTTACCGCGCGCGTCGGCGAGCGGGAACTGAGCTACACCATCTCCCAGCCCGGCCAACATTGGGTCAGCAACTCGCTCGCCGTCCTCGCGGCGGTCGATGCGGTCGGCGGCGATCTCGCGCTGGCGGGGCTCGCTTTGGCCGAGCTTGGCGGGCTAGCGGGGCGGGGCGACCGCTTCACCGTGACGGTCGGCGACGGCACGGCGCTGGTGATCGACGAAAGCTACAACGCCAATCCCGCCTCGATGCGCGCGACGCTCGCGGTGCTGGGCGCGGAGGAAGGCCGCAAGCTCGCAGTGCTCGGCGAAATGCGCGAACTGGGCGAGAAATCGGACGCCTATCATGCCGAGCTGGCCAGCCCCGTTCGTGACGCCGGCGTCGAAACGGTCATCCTGGTCGGCGAAAAGATGAAACCCCTCGCCACGGCGCTTGAAGGGCAGATCGAAGTCATGCATGTGCCCGACGCCGCGACCGCGCGCGACCGCCTGACGGCGATGCTGCGTGCTGGGGATGCGGTCCTCATCAAGGGTTCGAACGGCGTGGGATTGTCCGCGGTCGTCGCGGCGTTATCAGGCGGGAAGGTTTAG
- a CDS encoding peptidoglycan D,D-transpeptidase FtsI family protein — translation MTTTIARPLSPRRLTDDRGMSRATAQKRLMIMMLLYGFAVGIVLTKLTFFAVFAGPASAKTIGGRVSRGDIVDRNGAPLARTIDAWAIGVHPEQILGDKRDIAQRLAGILGLDENKIYAQLAGNNFAYIERDASASLVTEVNAIGEPAIVFEREPQRLYPQSELAAPVLGFLDMSGKGASGMERALDTRLTDPTKNGQPVALSIDLRAQSALENELGQQVVALKAKGGAGVVLDVKTGEIMALASFPTFNPNNPGAAPAPTRTPEGREIPGPFFNRVTTAAYELGSTFKPITMAAAIDSGTVTSMARRFDATQPLSIDGFKIHDHDGQNRWLDIPETLIHSSNIATARIADEVGGDRLSHMFRLMGFDQPMPFELPARGRTLFPAKFSRITTMTTAYGHGIAVTPLHLAAAYAALVNGGVWHPATLMKVADGQAIPGRRVISQATSDRMRQLLRLVVLEGTGRNADAAGFRVGGKTGTAEVATGGGYSKRANVSTFAAAFPMDAPRYVVIVMLDSPNGAVNTAAYTAAPVVSRFILRAGPMLGVTPDATRDIDVSGLQAMVWRRPGEEKAKSTVDPE, via the coding sequence ATGACGACCACGATCGCGCGGCCGCTCTCGCCGCGCAGACTAACCGACGATCGCGGCATGTCCCGCGCAACCGCCCAGAAGCGGTTGATGATCATGATGCTTCTCTACGGGTTCGCCGTCGGCATCGTGCTGACGAAGCTTACCTTTTTCGCGGTGTTTGCGGGTCCCGCATCGGCCAAGACGATCGGCGGGCGCGTCTCGCGCGGCGATATCGTCGATCGCAACGGCGCGCCGCTCGCGCGGACGATCGACGCCTGGGCGATCGGGGTGCATCCCGAGCAAATCCTCGGCGACAAGCGCGACATCGCGCAACGGCTCGCCGGCATCCTGGGCCTCGACGAGAACAAGATCTACGCGCAGCTCGCGGGCAACAATTTCGCCTATATCGAGCGCGACGCCTCGGCGTCGCTCGTCACCGAAGTCAACGCGATCGGCGAGCCCGCCATCGTGTTCGAGCGCGAGCCGCAGCGGCTCTATCCGCAGTCCGAACTCGCCGCGCCCGTGCTCGGCTTCCTCGACATGAGCGGCAAGGGTGCGTCGGGCATGGAGCGCGCGCTCGACACCCGCCTGACCGACCCGACCAAGAACGGCCAACCGGTCGCGCTTTCGATCGACCTGCGTGCGCAGTCGGCGCTGGAAAACGAACTCGGCCAGCAAGTCGTCGCGCTGAAGGCAAAGGGCGGGGCGGGCGTGGTGCTCGACGTCAAGACCGGCGAGATCATGGCGCTGGCGTCGTTCCCGACCTTCAACCCCAACAACCCCGGTGCCGCGCCCGCGCCAACGCGTACACCCGAGGGCCGCGAGATTCCTGGGCCGTTCTTCAATCGCGTAACGACCGCGGCGTACGAGCTCGGATCGACGTTCAAGCCGATCACAATGGCTGCTGCGATCGATAGCGGGACCGTGACCTCGATGGCGCGGCGCTTCGACGCGACCCAGCCGCTGTCGATCGACGGGTTCAAGATACACGATCATGACGGCCAGAACCGCTGGCTCGATATCCCGGAGACTTTGATCCATTCGTCGAACATCGCGACCGCGCGGATCGCCGACGAAGTGGGCGGCGATCGGCTGTCGCACATGTTCCGCCTGATGGGCTTCGACCAGCCGATGCCGTTCGAGCTGCCCGCGCGCGGCCGCACGCTGTTCCCGGCGAAGTTCAGCCGCATCACCACGATGACCACCGCGTACGGCCATGGCATCGCGGTGACGCCGCTGCACCTCGCCGCCGCTTATGCCGCGCTCGTGAACGGTGGGGTCTGGCATCCGGCGACCCTCATGAAGGTCGCCGACGGCCAGGCGATCCCCGGCCGCCGCGTGATCAGCCAGGCGACCAGCGACCGCATGCGTCAATTGCTCCGCCTCGTCGTGCTCGAAGGCACCGGCCGCAATGCCGATGCCGCCGGCTTCCGCGTTGGGGGCAAGACCGGTACCGCCGAAGTCGCGACCGGTGGCGGCTATTCGAAGCGCGCCAACGTTTCGACGTTCGCGGCGGCTTTTCCGATGGACGCACCGCGCTATGTGGTGATCGTGATGCTCGACTCGCCGAACGGTGCCGTGAACACCGCCGCCTACACGGCGGCCCCCGTCGTCAGCCGCTTCATCCTGCGCGCCGGACCGATGCTGGGCGTGACGCCCGACGCGACGCGCGACATCGACGTCAGCGGATTGCAGGCGATGGTCTGGCGCCGCCCCGGCGAAGAGAAAGCCAAATCGACGGTGGATCCCGAATGA